The Ignavibacteriales bacterium DNA segment AAGTTTTAACCGGTAACCTATCTGCACTCGGTGATAAAATAATTGTGCAATATTTTTTAATTGATGTGTTGACTTCCGAAGATATTATTATTGATCAGATAACTGCGGCTAATGTTGAAGATCTTGAAGTTGTTATGAAAAGAATTGCCAAAAGTATTAACGAAAAAAAATCTATTAATCAAGATGTCGAAGTTGGACAGGTTACTGAAACGGAGACAAAAAATTCATTACGACGCGGCTCAAATAAAAATTTTGGCGTTTCATTCGGGTATCTTTATCCATCAAATGGCTACGATGAAATTGATAATTCACTTGTATTTGATTTACGCTACGGCTTTGAACTTGATGAAGCTGCACTTGGTTTAATGCTTGGAATCAGAAGCGGATTTGCAATGAATATTTATGGGCAGTATCTATTTACCAAAACTGACTTTTGCCCCTACCTCGGAGGTGCGCTTGGCTTTCATTGGGTTTCGCACGATTTTTACAGCGACAAAGCCGATGGTTTTGAGTTCTCCATTAATACCGGCATCAGAGCATTCCGTACTTACTCCTTCGAGATACTTATTAATTTTGAATACATAATGACTTTCAACAAATTTAATGATAGAGCATTTGTGTTTACAGTTGGAATATTGTAATTATTCTTGAGTAAAAATTTGAAAACCGCTATCGTTATTGGTGCCACGGGTTTAGTAGGCAAATTTCTTTTACAGAATTTGTTAGTTGACGAGAGATATTCTTCTGTAAAAATTTTTACAAGAAAATCGCTTGGAATTACGAGCCCCAAACTAAGTGAACATATTGTCGATTTTGAAAAACTTCACGATTGGAAAAATGAAATTACCGGCGATGAACTTTATTCTGCTATGGGAACGACAATTAAAAAAGCCGGAAGTAAAGCTGTTCAGTACAAAATTGATTTTTCTTATCAATATGAATCTGCACTCGCAGCATTTCAAAATGGGGTCGAAAAATATTTATTAGTTTCGTCAGCGGGGGCAAATGAAAATTCGGGAAATTTTTATTTGAAAATGAAAGGTGAACTAGATAGAAAGGTTTCTTCTCTTGGCTTTAAAAATATTTTAATATTCAGACCTTCAATTCTTGCAGGTGAAAGAAATGAAAAACGTACCGCTGAAAAATATAGCATCGCCGCAATGAATATCCTCTCAATGATAATACCCCCC contains these protein-coding regions:
- a CDS encoding NADH-quinone oxidoreductase subunit F, which gives rise to MKTAIVIGATGLVGKFLLQNLLVDERYSSVKIFTRKSLGITSPKLSEHIVDFEKLHDWKNEITGDELYSAMGTTIKKAGSKAVQYKIDFSYQYESALAAFQNGVEKYLLVSSAGANENSGNFYLKMKGELDRKVSSLGFKNILIFRPSILAGERNEKRTAEKYSIAAMNILSMIIPPLKKYKPVEAETIAKFMINKANESLTKSQIIFELNQISV